A window of the Trichoderma asperellum chromosome 4, complete sequence genome harbors these coding sequences:
- a CDS encoding uncharacterized protein (antiSMASH:Cluster_4.3~SECRETED:SignalP(1-28)), which yields MTPKLKTKAACRSHTFVCGCLWAVTSSGTYVCGCVPAAVDEKQTDQPPPVWSHSGPGLASSSCVVTVSPSSTAFHGASRPDRSPPSQLPSVDPCLIVMRPRVQQKSPRKAGTSTCARLISGLALFWTSSAGRG from the exons ATGACCCCCAAGCTCAAGACCAAGGCCGCATGCAGGAGTCATACCTTTGTATGCGGCTGTCTGTGGGCCGTAACCAGCAGCGGCACGTACGTATGTGGATGCGTAC cagcagcagtcgaCGAGAAGCAAACAGACCAACCCCCGCCAGTGTGGTCACATTCAGGACCTGGTCTggcgtcgtcgtcttgcGTCGTCACAGTCTCTCCATCATCGACAGCCTTTCATGGCGCTTCTCGCCCGGACCGGTCACCGCCCAGTCAGCTCCCATCGGTCGATCCGTGTCTCATCGTCATGCGGCCTCGTGTACAGCAAAAGTCGCCTCGCAAGGCTGGGACCTCGACATGTGCTCGACTCATCTCCGGCCTGGCCCTTTTCTGGACATCGAGCGCGGGGAGAGGCTAA
- a CDS encoding uncharacterized protein (EggNog:ENOG41~antiSMASH:Cluster_4.3), whose amino-acid sequence MAPPTDRDKILASLRARIAEGKSIVGAGAGIGLSAKFIEAGGGDLIIIYNSGRFRMAGRGSLSGLMPYGDANGIVVEMANEVLPVVKHTPVIAGVCGTDPFRNIPTFLKQLRDLGFAGVQNFPTVGLIDGQFRANLEETGMGYDLEVDMIREAHALNLLTTPYVFNVEESKKMARAGADVLVAHMGLTTSGSIGAATGKTLDESVKLIQEIRDAAVGINPDIIVLCHGGPIAAPKDAEYVLSRVKGLHGFYGASSMERLPVETAITEITKSFKALKPRL is encoded by the exons ATGGCTCCGCCAACAGACAGAGACAAGATCCTTGCCAGTCTCCGCGCTCGAATCGCCGAGGGCAAATCCATCGTCGGCGCGGGTGCTGGCATTGGCTTGTCGGCGAAGTTCATCGAAGCCGGAGGTGGCgacctcatcatcatctacaACAGTGGCCGTTTCCGCATGGCCGGCCGCGGATCGTTGTCCGGCTTGATGCCATACGGGGATGCCAACGGCATCGTCGTAGAAATG GCAAATGAAGTCCTTCCCGTGGTCAAGCATACACCCGTCATCGCCGGCGTATGCGGCACAGATCCCTTCCGCAACATTCCCACGTTTCTCAAGCAGCTGCGCGACTTGGGCTTTGCCGGCGTTCAAAACTTCCCCACCGTCGGCCTCATCGATGGGCAGTTTCGAGCCAACCTCGAAGAGACCGGCATGGGCTACGACCTGGAAGTCGACATGATCCGGGAGGCCCACGCGCTGAACCTGCTGACGACCCCCTACGTGTTCAACGTGGAGGagagcaagaagatggcTCGCGCCGGCGCAGATGTCCTCGTTGCGCACATGGGCCTCACGACGAGCGGATCCATCGGCGCGGCCACCGGCAAGACGCTGGACGAGTCCGTCAAACTCATCCAGGAGATTCGCGATGCGGCCGTGGGAATCAACCCGGACATCATTGTTCTGTGCCACGGAGGACCGATTGCGGCGCCGAAAGACGCCGAGTATGTCCTCAGTCGGGTAAAGGGGCTTCATGGCTTCTATGGGGCGAGCTCCATGGAGAGATTGCCGGTCGAGACGGCCATTACAGAGATTACGAAGAGCTTCAAGGCACTGAAGCCGAGGCT
- the SID1 gene encoding PAK- GC kinase Sid1 (antiSMASH:Cluster_4.3~SMCOG1080:lysine/ornithine N-monooxygenase) produces the protein MAPHSEATLTDLGTPNGSEPSTPNGSEHAHQGNAFHSSLISSIEQNNRSSVPHTNGRQSEMKTQGQRSPYLTQSDPDSEFDLICVGFGPASLAIAVALHDAIASGQQLLPNGSSPKILFIEKQTRFAWHAGMLLPGAKMQISFVKDLATLRDPRSEFTFLNYLHRNGRLVDFTNLGTFLPARVEYEDYLRWCASFFEHLVQYGQEVVSVSPETKTGDSTRTFAVRSRNPKTGETLSFRGRNVLIAAGGQPNFPKSFPAKHPRIIHSSQYAYMVPEILSKKDAPYRVAVLGAGQSAAEIFHNIQTLYPNSKTALVMRPEFLKPSDDSPFVNSVFNPEYIDTLFPKSARHRNNFLTEARATNYGVVRLNLIEEMYERQYDQKRELGPDEKKWPHRIMGGRQITSIEPRGDALELKIQHISDSEFEGFVDLVDEETLEVDLLIAATGYQRNAHVGMLRDTWDMLPKASPVGQEYHKGITGWKVETDQGERKLAVSRDYQVQYKPGSVAKDSGIWLQGCCEGTHGLSDSLLSVLATRSAEIVNSIFPSSK, from the exons ATGGCCCCTCACAGCGAGGCTACACTCACCGACCTTGGTACTCCAAATGGCAGTGAACCGAGTACACCCAATGGCAGCGAGCATGCTCACCAGGGCAATGCCTTTCATAGCTCCTTGATTAGTTCAATTGAGCAGAATAACAGAAGCTCAGTACCACATACCAACGGCCGCCAGTCTGAGATGAAGACGCAGGGGCAGAGATCGCCGTATTTGACGCAGTCAGACCCAGATTCTGAGTTTGACCTCATCTGCGTTGGATTCGGCCCTGCGAGTCTGGCCATAGCTGTCGCTCTTCATGATGCGATCGCTTCAGGACAGCAGCTGCTTCCGAATGGCTCATCCCCCAAAATCCTCTTCATTGAGAAGCAGACACGCTTTGCCTGGCATGCCGGCATGCTTCTCCCAGGCGCAAAGATGCAAATTTCCTTTGTCAAGGATCTTGCGACTCTGCGGGATCCGCGGTCTGAGTTTACATTTCTCAACTATTTGCATCGCAATGGAAGATTAGTGGATTTTACCAACTTGGGCACCTTCTTGCCAGCACGTGTTGAGTACGAAGACTATCTTCGATGGTGTGCGTCTTTCTTCGAACACCTCGTTCAATATGGCCAAGAAGTTGTCTCAGTCTCTCCAGAAACCAAGACAGGAGACTCAACTCGCACATTTGCGGTCCGGTCGAGAAATCCCAAGACCGGTGAGACTCTCTCCTTCCGTGGTCGCAACGTGCTCATTGCAGCGGGTGGACAACCAAACTTCCCCAAGAGCTTCCCAGCTAAGCACCCACGGATCATCCATTCTTCTCAGTACGCATACATGGTTCCAGAGATTCTTTCCAAGAAGGATGCTCCGTATCGCGTTGCTGTTCTTGGTGCAGGCCAAAGTGCTGCAGAGATTTTCCACAACATCCAGACGTTGTACCCCAACTCAAAAACCGCGCTGGTGATGCGACCCGAATTTCTGAAGCCCAGTGACGATTCTCCCTT CGTCAACTCTGTATTCAACCCTGAATATATCGACACACTCTTTCCCAAGTCGGCAAGGCATCGCAACAACTTCTTGACTGAGGCTCGAGCTACCAACTACGGCGTCGTAAGGCTCAATCTCATTGAAGAGATGTACGAGCGCCAGTATGATCAAAAACGAGAACTTGGCCCCGACGAGAAGAAGTGGCCTCACAGAATCATGGGTGGCCGACAGATTACAAGCATTGAGCCGCGTGGGGATGCCTTGGAGCTTAAAATTCAGCACATCTCAGACAGCGAGTTTGAAGGATTTGTCGATCTCGTTGACGAAGAGACTCTTGAGGTAGACCTGCTGATTGCCGCTACCGGCTACCAACGCAATGCACACGTCGGCATGCTCCGCGATACATGGGACATGCTGCCCAAGGCTTCACCAGTTGGCCAGGAATATCACAAGGGAATTACTGGATGGAAGGTCGAGACTGACCAGGGAGAGCGCAAACTGGCTGTCTCTCGAGACTACCAAGTCCAGTACAAGCCTGGGTCTGTGGCAAAAGACTCCGGCATATGGCTCCAGGGCTGCTGTGAAGGTACTCACGGG TTGAGCGACAGTCTCTTGTCGGTGCTGGCAACGAGGTCAGCCGAGATTGTGAATTCAATCTTTCCCAGCAGCAAATGA
- a CDS encoding uncharacterized protein (EggNog:ENOG41~antiSMASH:Cluster_4.3~TransMembrane:1 (o504-522i)) — MQLDSGDGRRPSATQRLPVNPRRHKVAPEQRKRVATACNSCNVRRVKCSGGTPCGQCAASNRECVYPVPVEKVSVPRAEIEELRKKVEVYERALQETIPDPARRQDLINHVSSTPEGPSPSPLPVSPSQSYPSESSHRQASSSVKAESEDEQTTGRLLQDPDGTARFLGETSGATFLDHLKELLGAVLPLSQVEPQLSQDQDGSAFLSSLGRYYTDDSRPLVELEPQPVPLPLDEDLATLLSKLRYLIQDGNGEWPSGGIYWWGELDTLPAHIGSSASDANLNDHRYLAFYHAALALITRANAPSQEVQGSASTSSLSEAYFAHASALVGNPLDITRCCTMGDVATLCLMSAYLIEMNRRDAAYMHVAAAMHICILLGVHRGMVDERGKRVFWTVYIMDRWLSCLMGRPHVIMDDAIRLQLPEDAPSMPPAAGLRAHVELSRISGYVVCNTYRVAPWEASRGGLSRQPDKAIWMLQQWQSTLPPRLQLSPDGLSNDPACCFLHMRYNMLLILAIRPLYLGAVKRSIAKRLMLQTVDSYTHSEHLQLCIAAARRNIRLGRQVRALNIARKSPLHSEQHYSFNATVCLILEDLISDEEVSEEENEARNRDILFGIEVEEEGLTNFGQTSSNTLRHLWTLARRLTGSIGQTQEVGNAQLVEHRLAPPMMTTLPGYSMPRMQTGEDHALYDELVAWVDDEWPVYSTGMYNGFMQ; from the exons ATGCAGCTTGACAGTGGCGACGGCAGACGGCCCTCGGCCACCCAGCGGCTGCCCGTCAACCCTCGCCGGCACAAAGTAGCCCCCGAGCAGCGCAAGAGAGTTGCTACCGC ATGCAACAGCTGTAATGTGCGCCGGGTCAAATGTTCAGGCGGAACTCCTTGCGGCCAGTGCGCCGCTTCTAACCGCGAATGCGTCTATCCCGTCCCAGTCGAAAAAGTCAGCGTGCCACGCGCCGAGATAGAGGAGCTGCGAAAGAAGGTCGAAGTGTATGAGCGAGCGCTGCAGGAAACCATCCCTGACCCCGCCAGGAGGCAGGATTTGATCAACCATGTCTCTTCAACACCCGAGGGACCGTCACCGTCCCCTCTTCCTGTTAGTCCGAGTCAGTCGTATCCATCGGAAAGCAGCCACCGTCAGGCCAGCTCCTCGGTCAAGGCCGAGTCGGAAGATGAGCAGACAACTGGTCGTCTCCTCCAAGACCCCGATGGCACGGCGCGCTTCCTCGGAGAGACCAGCGGGGCTACTTTCCTTGACCATTTAAAAGAGCTCCTGGGAGCCGTACTACCCCTGTCTCAAGTAGAGCCGCAGTTATCTCAAGACCAAGATGGAAGCGCCTTTTTGTCGAGCTTGGGAAGATACTACACCGACGATTCTCGCCCCTTGGTTGAGCTTGAGCCTCAGCCAGTGCCGCTACCCCTGGATGAAGACCTCGCCACTTTGCTGTCAAAACTGAGATACTTGATCCAAGATGGAAACGGCGAATGGCCGAGCGGCGGCATCTATTGGTGGGGAGAGCTGGACACACTTCCCGCTCACATAGGGTCATCTGCTTCAGACGCAAACTTGAACGACCATCGCTACTTGGCATTCTACCATGCCGCCCTAGCCCTCATCACCAGAGCTAACGCCCCGTCTCAGGAAGTCCAAGGTAGTGCTTCAACATCTTCGCTTAGCGAAGCGTACTTTGCCCATGCCTCAGCTCTCGTAGGCAATCCTTTGGATATAACTCGCTGCTGCACAATGGGAGATGTTGCCACGCTATGCCTTATGTCAGCCTATTTGATCGAGATGAATAGGAGAGATGCCGCCTATATGCATGTCGCGGCTGCCATGCATATCTGCATCCTGCTGGGTGTCCATCGGGGAATGGTTGACGAGAGAGGCAAGCGAGTATTTTGGACCGTATATATCATGGATCGGTGGCTGAGCTGTCTGATGGGCCGCCCGCACGTAATCATGGACGATGCCATCCGGCTTCAGCTGCCAGAAGATGCTCC ATCAATGCCCCCTGCTGCAGGGCTGAGGGCTCACGTTGAGCTATCCCGTATTTCCGGTTATGTCGTCTGCAACACGTATCGCGTGGCCCCATGGGAGGCATCTCGAGGAGGATTGTCCAGGCAGCCGGACAAGGCCATTTGGATGCTTCAGCAGTGGCAGTCGACGCTTCCACCACGTCTGCAGCTCTCTCCTGACGGGCTAAGCAATGACCCTGCCTGTTGCTTCCTCCACATGAGATACAACATGCTCCTGATTCTGGCTATTCGGCCTCTGTACTTGGGTGCCGTGAAGAGATCGATAGCCAAGCGTCTCATGTTGCAGACAGTCGATTCTTACACGCACTCGGAGCACTTGCAGCTGTGCATTGCGGCTGCACGTCGTAACATCCGCCTCGGACGTCAAGTGAGGGCGCTGAACATTGCTCGCAAGTCGCCCCTGCACTCAGAACAGCATTACTCCTTCAATGCCACCGTCTGCCTCATCCTGGAGGACTTGATCTCCGATGAGGAAGTGTCAGAAGAGGAAAACGAAGCGAGAAACAGAGATATTCTGTTTGGCAtcgaagtagaagaagagggcctcACCAATTTTGGCCAGACGTCGTCCAACACGCTGCGCCACCTATGGACTCTGGCTCGCAGACTGACGGGCTCGATAGGGCAGACTCAGGAGGTTGGCAATGCCCAGCTGGTTGAGCACCGACTTGCCCcgccgatgatgacgacgctTCCGGGCTACTCAATGCCGCGCATGCAAACTGGGGAAGACCATGCCCTTTACGACGAGTTAGTGGCCTGGGTAGACGACGAGTGGCCCGTCTACAGCACAGGAATGTACAATGGTTTTATGCAGTGA
- a CDS encoding uncharacterized protein (EggNog:ENOG41~antiSMASH:Cluster_4.3) has protein sequence MSLLKKSAVAVSFIFKFPDGDVLRRPQVALFRRSGQVNTYTHKLAPISGGVDPQDANPLATAWRELHEETTLTATSLRLFRQGKPYSFADADVGREWTINPFGFILKSRRQGGAGEEGIKIDWEHEGYQWFDPDQVTDDEAFQGVPRLKESLRRVWFDIDLGSEAGGVLAAGLKALQEDHVSGARELAAKALHIYLDVIPRIETHDATLWWKNVRFAAWHLWKNGRESMGAPILSVVLSSLDIIEQHLSRDTSTSALSDDFIKQVCAAIREFGETRRQSGSKIGNTFASFLEQFPTDKPLKIVTLSSSSTITSSISHVLSSDSASARPLDIHILESRPLFEGVKVAQRISAIVQTRKNANNNNNNNNNNNNNNNNNNNNNNVTITIHTDASAALASQAAHVLLIGADLIDKSGNVSNKTGSLPTVLAARHVSPGVKIVVVSEKEKILPFEPPVHDEENDAGELIRGWGAVLGAEQGSEVKLPGVTVKNVYFEWVPATLVDVYLTEDGIEGTENVEKWAGEVRQRADRFFDNL, from the exons ATGTCTTTACTTAAAAAGAGTGCCGTAGCAgtcagcttcatcttcaaattCCCAGACGGCGATGTATTGCGCAGGCCGCAGGTTGCGCTGTTCCGCCGCAGCGGGCAGGTGAATACATATAC ACACAAACTCGCCCCCATCTCCGGCGGCGTCGATCCCCAGGACGCAAACCCCCTCGCCACAGCATGGCGCGAGCTCCACGAAGAGACCACCCTCACAGCCACTTCCCTGCGGCTCTTCCGCCAGGGCAAGCCGTATTCGTTCGCAGACGCCGACGTGGGCCGCGAATGGACAATCAATCCCTTTGGCTTCATCCTGAAATCCCGCCGCCAGGGCGGCGCCGGCGAAGAGGGCATCAAAATCGACTGGGAGCATGAAGGGTACCAGTGGTTCGACCCCGACCAAGTCACCGACGATGAGGCCTTCCAGGGAGTTCCTCGACTAAAGGAGAGTCTCAGGCGAGTCTGGTTTGACATTGACCTGGGCAGCGAGGCGGGCGGCGTCCTGGCAGCTGGGCTTAAGGCGCTGCAGGAGGACCATGTAAGCGGCGCGAGGGAGCTGGCAGCCAAAGCACTACACATATACCTCGACGTGATTCCGCGAATCGAGACGCATGATGCAACGCTGTGGTGGAAGAATGTCCGGTTCGCGGCATGGCATCTCTGGAAGAACGGCCGGGAAAGCATGGGCGCCCCCATCCTCAGCGTCGTCTTGTCCAGCCTCGACATAATCGAGCAGCATCTTTCTCGCGACACGAGCACCAGCGCTCTATCAGACGACTTTATCAAACAAGTCTGCGCCGCCATCCGCGAGTTTGGAGAGACGAGACGGCAGTCTGGAAGCAAAATCGGAAACACCTtcgcctccttcttggaGCAATTCCCCACGGACAAGCCCCTCAAGATCGTCACCCTCTCGTCCAGCTCGACAATCACCTCGTCCATCTCACACGTCCTCTCCTCGGACTCAGCCTCTGCCCGCCCCCTCGACATCCACATCCTCGAATCCCGCCCGCTCTTCGAAGGCGTCAAAGTCGCCCAACGCATCTCCGCCATCGTCCAAACCCGCAAGAatgccaacaacaacaacaacaacaacaacaacaacaacaacaacaacaacaacaacaacaacaacaacaacgtCACAATCACGATTCACACCGACGCCAGTGCAGCCCTCGCCTCTCAGGCCGCACACGTGCTCCTCATCGGCGCAGATCTCATCGACAAATCCGGCAACGTGAGCAATAAGACCGGTTCTCTGCCCACTGTGCTGGCCGCCAGGCATGTTTCCCCGGGCGTCAAGATCGTCGTCGTatcagaaaaggaaaagatcTTGCCGTTTGAGCCGCCTGTGCACGATGAAGAAAACGACGCTGGGGAGCTCATCCGCGGGTGGGGAGCCGTTCTAGGGGCGGAACAAGGATCCGAGGTGAAGTTGCCGGGCGTGACTGTGAAGAATGTGTATTTCGAGTGGGTGCCTGCGACGCTGGTGGATGTCTATCTCACAGAGGATGGCATTGAGGGCACAGAAAATGTGGAAAAGTGGGCAGGAGAGGTGCGGCAAAGGGCCGATCGCTTCTTTGATAAtctttaa
- a CDS encoding uncharacterized protein (EggNog:ENOG41~antiSMASH:Cluster_4.3), producing the protein MAYVVIIGTCDTKLQELLFLRDQIKETAGVETFLIDVGRKPVVNKAITIPQAHLLSKHGDGADVSNMPRNELLELMTGCASKAVQDLYRAGLVDGIVSAGGSSGTALAAAVMRDVLPVGLPKLIVSTMASGDTRPVVGETDITLMHSVVDVAGLNPILRDILSNAGASIANMALSHAARRANKMEDTAAEAMKKWRVGITMFGVTTPGVDAIRAHLESNYPVETYVFHAVGTGGRAMERLIREGQLDAIIDLTTTEICDHLGGGVLSAGGGRLDAAVEAGLPNIVSLGALDMINFGPRDTVPKKYEDRVIFEHNATVTLVRTSPEQCREIGGFIAEKLKKTKRSDMIEVWIPKGGVSMLAVPGGAFEDSQADKVLFETIKTGLSGSGIKIVEDERDVNDKGFARDIAEALAAKLGLQKGG; encoded by the coding sequence ATGGCTTATGTCGTCATCATAGGCACTTGCGATACCAAGCTCCAGgagcttctctttcttcgcgACCAGATCAAAGAGACTGCTGGAGTCGAGACGTTTCTCATAGACGTTGGACGAAAACCGGTTGTCAACAAGGCCATTACCATCCCCCAGGCCCACCTCTTGTCCAAacatggcgatggagccgaTGTATCGAATATGCCCAGGAACGAGCTTCTAGAGCTCATGACCGGTTGTGCTTCCAAAGCAGTGCAGGATTTATATCGAGCAGGCcttgttgatggcatcgTCTCCGCCGGGGGATCCAGCGGCACGGCGCTCGCAGCGGCTGTTATGCGTGATGTCCTCCCTGTTGGGCTCCCCAAACTCATCGTCTCGACAATGGCGAGCGGTGATACACGGCCCGTGGTTGGTGAGACGGACATTACGCTGATGCACTCTGTCGTTGACGTTGCTGGGCTGAATCCCATCCTGCGAGACATCTTGAGCAATGCCGGGGCGTCAATTGCAAACATGGCTCTGTCCCACGCCGCCAGACGAGCCAATAAAATGGAAGACACGGCGGCAGAGGCCATGAAGAAGTGGCGGGTCGGCATCACCATGTTTGGCGTCACAACGCCTGGAGTCGATGCCATCCGCGCTCATCTCGAATCCAACTACCCTGTCGAGACGTATGTTTTTCATGCCGTTGGTACTGGAGGCAGGGCCATGGAGCGACTCATCCGCGAAGGCCAGCTCGACGCAATAATTGACCTCACGACGACTGAGATCTGCGACCATCTGGGTGGAGGAGTTCTCTCGGCGGGAGGAGGACGACTGGATGCCGCCGTTGAGGCCGGCCTGCCCAATATCGTGTCTCTTGGTGCTCTCGACATGATCAACTTTGGCCCAAGGGATACAGTTCCTAAGAAATACGAGGACCGGGTGATTTTTGAGCACAATGCGACTGTCACGTTGGTGAGGACTTCGCCAGAGCAATGCCGTGAGATCGGAGGCTTCATCgcagagaagctcaagaagaccaagagaTCGGACATGATAGAGGTTTGGATTCCCAAGGGAGGTGTTAGCATGCTTGCGGTGCCTGGAGGTGCGTTTGAGGACTCCCAGGCGGATAAGGTGCTCTTTGAGACGATTAAAACAGGACTGAGTGGCAGCGGGATCAAGATagttgaagatgagagagatgTCAATGACAAAGGGTTTGCGCGGGACATTGCGGAGGCCTTGGCTGCGAAGCTGGGACTGCAGAAGGGCGGATAG
- a CDS encoding uncharacterized protein (antiSMASH:Cluster_4.3): protein MLKSTHKAAPLAPLPPGWTEHKAPTGHTYYYNAETKESTYKRPSVQPAAQLGPEPSYNPYGAVPNLSDPRVANAYMAQFNQPPPQAQRGGFGGGARGGLEGRPRPQPVDKPRRKEVIPGCEPWILVYTKYSRRFVYNPVKNASYWRIPEKLMPAILEMDKKRILGSTAGEDEKKETDNDQSKEQERKDAEKTAALDRDYESDEYMYEEVEAEATDDEGQDEGREEDENDDDEHPSKRQRTEMGGKGPLEFTEADIVAQLQAMGEDYGLEPGDYDDGNMEDWPEGAEGVEFSEEDAKFLFKDMLIDLNINPYSSWDKLLEEGKIIEDARYTALSTTKARKECWDEWTREKIAELKEQRAKQEKKDPKIAWMAFLQEKASPKLYWPEFKRKYRKEDPMKDMKLSDKDREKSYREHINRLKMPQTTLKSDLTALLKAQPIHLLNNKSLANGLPAQVLTDIRYISLEPKIRDPLVEAYVQTLPPPPEDPSSAAEDEEQRKAREARERREKALEERNRMIEEQRRRRERDVAVSKARLREEERELEVAMRVGKRGLQSQLASMKPQEEEQQEEKGGS, encoded by the coding sequence ATGCTCAAATCCACTCACAAGGCAGCGCCATTGGCTCCTCTGCCGCCGGGCTGGACCGAACACAAGGCCCCGACTGGCCACACCTACTACTACAACGCCGAAACCAAGGAATCCACGTATAAGCGGCCCAGCGTCCAGCCCGCAGCCCAACTCGGGCCCGAGCCATCCTACAACCCGTACGGCGCCGTTCCGAATCTCTCAGACCCAAGAGTTGCAAATGCCTACATGGCACAGTTCAACCAGCCGCCCCCCCAGGCGCAGAGGggcggctttggcggcggcgctcgAGGCGGACTCGAAGGACGGCCGCGCCCCCAGCCGGTGGACAAGCCCAGGAGAAAAGAAGTGATTCCCGGGTGTGAGCCGTGGATCCTGGTGTATACGAAGTACTCGCGACGCTTCGTGTACAACCCGGTGAAGAATGCGAGCTACTGGCGCATACCTGAGAAACTCATGCCTGCCATTCTAGAAATGGACAAGAAGCGGATCCTCGGCTCGACGGCGGGcgaggacgagaagaaggaaacagATAATGATCAATCGAAAGAGCAGGAGAGAAAGGACGCCGAGAAGACAGCTGCGTTGGACCGAGACTACGAAAGCgatgaatacatgtacgAGGAggtcgaggccgaggccacCGACGATGAAGGTCAGGATGAGGGCCGAGAAGAGGACGaaaacgacgacgacgagcatCCGTCGAAGCGACAACGGACCGAAATGGGAGGCAAAGGCCCTCTTGAATTCACAGAAGCGGACATTGTCGCCCAACTACAAGCCATGGGTGAAGACTATGGCCTTGAGCCTGGAGACTATGACGACGGCAATATGGAGGATTGGCCCGAAGGTGCAGAGGGTGTGGAATTttcagaagaagatgccaagTTTTTGTTCAAGGATATGCTCATCGATCTCAACATCAACCCTTACAGCTCATGGGACAAACTTCTGGAGGAGGGTAAAATCATCGAGGATGCTCGCTACACGGCCTTGAGCACGACAAAGGCGCGAAAGGAGTGCTGGGACGAGTGGACGCGGGAGAAGATTGCCGAGCTGAAAGAGCAGCGGGCcaagcaggagaagaaggatccCAAGATTGCGTGGATGGCGTTTCTGCAGGAAAAGGCGTCACCGAAGCTGTATTGGCCAGAGTTTAAGAGGAAATACAGAAAAGAGGACCCGATGAAGGACATGAAGCTGTCGGACAAGGATCGAGAGAAGTCATACCGAGAGCACATTAACCGTCTCAAAATGCCCCAAACGACACTCAAGTCCGACCTCACAGCCCTCCTCAAAGCACAGCCCATACACCTCTTGAATAACAAGTCGCTTGCAAATGGCTTGCCGGCGCAGGTCCTGACTGACATACGATATATCTCTCTCGAGCCTAAAATCCGCGATCCTTTGGTCGAAGCCTACGTGCAGACATTACCACCACCCCCTGAAGATCCTTCCTCTGCGGCTGAGGATGAAGAACAGAGAAAGGCGCGCGAGGCtagagagaggagggagaaggcGTTGGAAGAGCGGAACAGGATGATTGAGGAGCAGCGGAggaggcgagagagagatgtggcTGTGAGCAAGGCGAGGttgagagaggaagaaagggagTTGGAGGTTGCGATGAGAGTTGGGAAAAGGGGTCTACAGAGCCAGTTGGCGAGCATGAAGCctcaagaagaggagcagcaggaagagaagggagGGTCATGA